The Amycolatopsis sp. DG1A-15b genome window below encodes:
- a CDS encoding GNAT family N-acetyltransferase produces MVTPLPEPWAHHTIRHPGPGDHLPVLAVLDRWWGGLGGEAGSRQRALLLPKLMFQHFTGSSFLVTADERIVAFLIGFLSPSRPAESYIHFVGVEPAERGRGLGAALYERFFAYSAAHGRSVVRAITSPENKGSHAFHTRMGFVTEPGPKDFDGVPVQPDYDGPGLDRLSFRKDLG; encoded by the coding sequence ATGGTCACTCCCCTGCCCGAACCCTGGGCGCACCACACGATCCGGCACCCCGGCCCCGGCGACCACCTCCCGGTGCTGGCCGTCCTCGACCGCTGGTGGGGCGGCCTCGGCGGCGAAGCGGGCTCCCGCCAGCGGGCGCTGCTGCTGCCGAAGCTGATGTTCCAGCACTTCACCGGCAGCAGCTTCCTGGTCACCGCGGACGAGCGGATCGTCGCGTTCCTGATCGGGTTCCTCTCGCCGTCTCGGCCGGCCGAGAGCTACATCCACTTCGTCGGCGTCGAGCCCGCCGAACGCGGCCGCGGGCTGGGCGCGGCGCTGTACGAGCGCTTCTTCGCCTACAGCGCCGCGCACGGACGCTCGGTGGTACGGGCGATCACTTCGCCGGAGAACAAGGGTTCGCACGCGTTCCACACCCGGATGGGGTTCGTCACCGAACCAGGGCCGAAGGACTTCGATGGGGTGCCGGTCCAGCCCGACTACGACGGGCCGGGCCTGGACCGGCTGAGCTTCCGCAAGGACCTCGGCTGA
- a CDS encoding glycoside hydrolase family 6 protein, with translation MTNLGDAVSSWNVEWDFGGNQKVEQGWSATFSQSGKHVSAKNPSWGGSLGANATASFGFNGSYSGTNDIPTSFSLNGAHCDGTPPVTTTSPTGPTTVTTSPTTSTTPTTPTTPTTITTTPQPGTHVENPYAGAKGYVNPDWSGEVSAAAAAKGGTLGAQMAKVANTSTAVWLDRIAAIAGTADSRGLRGHLDAALAQASGGTPVTIQIVVYDLPNRDCAALASNGELKAAQNGLARYKSEYIDPIASIMSDAKYSSLRIVTVVEPDSLPNLITNTSMATCAEAQSSGVYTQGIQYALNKLHAIPNVYNYLDIAHSAWLGWDSNFGPFVNLVKQVLQGTTAGVNSVDGFISSTANYTPLTEPNLPDPNLTVGGQQLKSATFYQWNPYFAEIPFATAMYNAFVSAGLPSGIGMLVDTSRNGWGGAARPSGASGSTVDAYVNSGRIDRRLHRGNWCNQSGAGLGVRPTASPAPHFDAYVWIKPPGESDGASQQIPNDEGKGADPMCDPTFHGTQQANGGNLTGALPNAPLSGKWFEAQFEELVQNAYPPVQ, from the coding sequence GTGACCAACCTGGGCGACGCCGTTTCGTCCTGGAACGTCGAATGGGACTTCGGCGGCAACCAGAAGGTCGAGCAGGGCTGGAGCGCCACGTTCAGCCAGAGCGGCAAGCACGTGAGCGCGAAGAACCCGTCGTGGGGCGGGTCGCTGGGCGCGAACGCCACGGCGAGCTTCGGCTTCAACGGCTCGTACTCGGGGACGAACGACATCCCCACGTCGTTCTCGCTCAACGGTGCCCACTGCGACGGCACGCCCCCGGTCACGACCACGTCACCGACGGGGCCGACGACGGTGACCACGTCACCGACCACCTCGACGACGCCGACCACCCCCACCACCCCGACGACGATCACCACGACGCCCCAGCCCGGGACGCACGTGGAGAACCCGTACGCCGGGGCCAAGGGGTACGTGAACCCGGACTGGTCCGGCGAGGTGAGCGCGGCGGCCGCGGCCAAGGGCGGTACGCTCGGCGCGCAGATGGCCAAGGTGGCCAACACCTCGACGGCGGTCTGGCTGGACCGGATCGCCGCGATCGCCGGTACGGCGGACTCGCGCGGCCTGCGCGGGCACCTCGACGCGGCGCTGGCCCAGGCCAGCGGCGGGACGCCGGTGACCATCCAGATCGTCGTCTACGACCTGCCGAACCGCGACTGCGCGGCGCTGGCGTCCAACGGTGAGCTGAAGGCCGCCCAGAACGGCCTGGCCCGGTACAAGAGCGAGTACATCGACCCGATCGCGTCGATCATGTCCGACGCGAAGTACTCGTCGCTGCGGATCGTGACGGTCGTGGAGCCGGACTCGCTGCCGAACCTGATCACGAACACCTCGATGGCGACCTGCGCGGAAGCGCAGTCCAGCGGGGTGTACACCCAGGGCATCCAGTACGCGCTGAACAAGCTGCACGCGATTCCCAACGTCTACAACTACCTGGACATCGCGCACTCGGCGTGGCTGGGCTGGGACAGCAACTTCGGTCCCTTCGTCAACCTGGTCAAGCAGGTGCTGCAGGGCACCACGGCCGGCGTGAACAGCGTCGACGGCTTCATCAGCTCCACGGCCAACTACACGCCGCTGACCGAGCCGAACCTGCCCGACCCGAACCTGACCGTCGGCGGGCAGCAGCTGAAGTCGGCGACGTTCTACCAGTGGAACCCGTACTTCGCCGAAATCCCCTTCGCCACGGCGATGTACAACGCGTTCGTGTCGGCGGGCCTGCCGAGCGGCATCGGCATGCTGGTCGACACCTCCCGCAACGGCTGGGGCGGCGCGGCCCGGCCGAGCGGGGCGTCGGGGTCCACTGTGGACGCGTACGTGAACTCGGGCCGGATCGACCGGCGCCTGCACCGCGGCAACTGGTGCAACCAGAGCGGCGCGGGCCTGGGTGTCCGGCCGACGGCGTCCCCGGCACCGCACTTCGACGCCTACGTCTGGATCAAGCCGCCGGGTGAGTCCGACGGCGCGAGCCAGCAGATCCCGAACGACGAAGGCAAGGGCGCGGACCCGATGTGCGACCCGACGTTCCACGGGACGCAGCAGGCCAACGGCGGCAACCTGACCGGTGCCCTGCCGAATGCCCCGCTGTCCGGCAAGTGGTTCGAGGCCCAGTTCGAGGAACTGGTCCAGAACGCCTACCCGCCGGTGCAGTAG
- a CDS encoding cellulase family glycosylhydrolase — protein sequence MKRLLSLVVAALVGGAVLTASPAAAAPETTAAAGTGTGFWHAAGSQLVDATGAPVRMTGINWFGAETGNYSPHGLWSRNYKDMLDQMTGLGYNTLRLPYSNQLFDAGSKPVSIDAVQNPDLQGLSGLQVLDKIVAYAGVKGMRVLLDRHRPDSGAQSPLWYTSAYSESRWISDWTMLAQHYKGNPTVIGADLHNEPHSIQGGGGACWGCGDTATDWRLAAERAGNAVLAANPDWLIVVEGVDCVSGTGDPQCGWWGGNLSGARQFPVRLSKPDKLVYSAHEYATSVFAQTWFSDPAFPANLPALWDHFFGYLHKQNIAPVLLGEFGSTLADPRDKVWLQELMKYGGTGTSGMSFTYWSWNPNSGDTGGILNDDWTTVNQTKQAILQPYLIPPVGSGGGTTDPPPASCAVTYHVDNTWQGGFVATVTLKNTGSSALKNWALGWTVPSGTQITGGWNATVTQTGQQASAKAPTWAPDLAGGASVSIGIQATGASTGTPGGFAVGATACTT from the coding sequence ATGAAGCGACTGCTCTCGCTGGTGGTCGCCGCACTGGTCGGGGGCGCCGTTCTCACGGCGTCCCCGGCCGCCGCGGCCCCGGAGACCACGGCGGCGGCCGGCACCGGCACCGGGTTCTGGCACGCCGCCGGATCCCAGCTGGTCGACGCGACCGGTGCGCCGGTCCGGATGACCGGCATCAACTGGTTCGGTGCCGAGACCGGCAACTACTCGCCGCACGGGCTGTGGAGCCGCAACTACAAGGACATGCTCGACCAGATGACCGGGCTCGGGTACAACACGCTCCGGCTGCCGTACTCGAACCAGCTGTTCGACGCCGGGTCCAAGCCGGTCAGCATCGACGCCGTGCAGAACCCGGACCTGCAGGGCCTGTCCGGCCTGCAGGTGCTCGACAAGATCGTCGCCTACGCCGGCGTCAAGGGGATGCGCGTGCTGCTGGACCGGCACCGGCCGGACTCCGGCGCGCAGTCCCCGCTCTGGTACACCAGCGCGTATTCCGAAAGCCGCTGGATCTCCGACTGGACGATGCTGGCCCAGCACTACAAGGGCAACCCGACGGTGATCGGCGCGGACCTGCACAACGAACCGCATTCGATCCAGGGTGGCGGCGGGGCCTGCTGGGGCTGCGGCGACACCGCGACCGACTGGCGGCTCGCCGCCGAACGGGCCGGCAACGCGGTGCTCGCAGCGAACCCGGACTGGCTGATCGTCGTCGAAGGCGTCGACTGCGTCAGCGGCACCGGCGACCCGCAGTGCGGCTGGTGGGGCGGAAACCTCTCCGGAGCCAGGCAGTTCCCGGTGCGGCTGTCCAAACCGGACAAGCTGGTGTACTCGGCGCACGAGTACGCGACGTCGGTGTTCGCCCAGACCTGGTTCTCCGACCCGGCGTTCCCGGCGAACCTGCCCGCGCTGTGGGACCACTTCTTCGGCTACCTGCACAAGCAGAACATCGCGCCGGTGCTGCTCGGCGAGTTCGGCAGCACGCTCGCCGACCCGCGCGACAAGGTCTGGCTGCAGGAGCTGATGAAGTACGGGGGCACCGGGACGAGCGGGATGAGCTTCACCTACTGGTCGTGGAACCCGAACTCGGGGGACACCGGCGGCATCCTCAACGACGACTGGACCACGGTCAACCAGACCAAGCAGGCGATCCTGCAGCCGTACCTGATCCCGCCGGTGGGTTCGGGCGGCGGCACGACCGACCCGCCGCCGGCGAGCTGCGCGGTCACCTACCACGTCGACAACACCTGGCAAGGCGGCTTCGTCGCCACGGTGACGTTGAAGAACACCGGAAGCTCGGCCCTGAAGAACTGGGCGCTCGGCTGGACCGTGCCGTCCGGGACGCAGATCACCGGCGGCTGGAACGCGACCGTCACGCAGACCGGGCAGCAGGCGAGCGCCAAGGCGCCCACCTGGGCGCCCGACCTGGCCGGCGGGGCCTCGGTGTCGATCGGCATCCAGGCGACCGGCGCCTCGACCGGCACGCCCGGCGGCTTCGCCGTCGGCGCGACCGCCTGCACCACCTGA
- a CDS encoding glycoside hydrolase family 48 protein: MRSSPRKRARALALASAVLAVTGAVVAPPPALGADIACSVTYTTNDWDNGFTANVSLRNDGAPLDSWKVGWTFLDGQKVQQGWSATFAQTGAAVTATNLSYNGHLGTGASTSFGFNGSKGSANRPPTDFSVNGSACTGANKAPTVSLTAPSPTGTYYAPATIPLAATAADSDGTVSKVEFYAGDTLLATDTAAPFEGNWGNVPAGTYSITAKAYDNKNASTTSSPVSVKVLSGPTIVATPATAQVKQGGKTTFAVSLAGAPTAPVTVDVARTAGSTDLTASPTSLTFSTTNWNVPQNVTVTSADNGGALGSATFTASGTGYTAATVTVNEISSSTSDYQLAFLTQYNKIKDPNNGYFRKFGNILVPYHSIETLIVEAPDHGHETTSEAFSYYLWLEASYGRVTGDWAPFNQAWTSIETYAIPSAADQPGNSGYNASKPATYAAEYPSPKSYPSQLQSGVPVGADPIAAELKAAYGSPDVYGMHWLLDVDNIYKFGHCEDGTNTAPAFINTFQRGSQESVWETVTQPSCDLLKFGGKNGYLDLFTGDSSYAKQWKYTDAPDADARVVQVAFQAEKWAQEQGKSSDVAAVLKKASKMGDYLRYSLFDKYYKKIGNCVGPSTCPAGTGKDSEHYLISWYYAWGGSADTASSWAWRIGDGAAHQGYQNPLAAYALSADPGLKVTSATGATDWATSLGRQMEFLQWLQSSEGGLAGGATNSWDGQYGTPPAGTPTFYGMYYDWQPVWHDPPSNQWFGFQTWGMERIAEYYQATNDARAKKILDKWVPWAIANTTVGAGGSFQIPSDLTWSGAPDTWSATSPGSNTGLHVSVKNYSQDVGVAASLAKTLLYYASGSSNAQAKTVGEQLLTALSANTDTKGIAVPETRSDYDRFDDKYNATTDQGLYVPSGWTGTMPNGDPINANSTFLSIRSFYKSDPQWPKVQAYLDGGAAPTFTYHRFWAQSEIATAFAAHVALFG, from the coding sequence ATGCGTTCCTCTCCCCGAAAGCGCGCGCGTGCGCTGGCACTGGCCTCGGCCGTGCTGGCGGTCACGGGCGCGGTGGTCGCCCCACCTCCGGCGCTCGGCGCCGACATCGCCTGTTCCGTCACCTACACCACCAACGACTGGGACAACGGGTTCACCGCCAACGTCTCGCTGCGCAACGACGGGGCGCCGCTCGACAGCTGGAAGGTCGGCTGGACGTTCCTCGACGGCCAGAAGGTCCAGCAGGGCTGGAGCGCGACGTTCGCCCAGACCGGCGCCGCGGTCACCGCGACGAACCTGTCCTACAACGGCCACCTCGGCACCGGGGCGAGCACGTCGTTCGGGTTCAACGGCTCGAAGGGCTCGGCCAACCGGCCGCCGACGGACTTCTCGGTGAACGGCAGCGCGTGCACCGGGGCCAACAAGGCACCCACCGTCAGCCTGACCGCGCCGTCGCCGACCGGGACGTACTACGCCCCGGCGACCATCCCTCTAGCCGCGACGGCCGCCGACAGCGACGGCACGGTGAGCAAGGTCGAGTTCTACGCCGGTGACACGCTGCTGGCCACCGACACGGCCGCGCCCTTCGAGGGCAACTGGGGCAACGTCCCGGCCGGGACGTACTCGATCACCGCGAAGGCCTACGACAACAAGAACGCGTCGACGACGTCCAGCCCGGTCAGCGTGAAGGTCCTCTCCGGGCCGACGATCGTCGCCACCCCGGCGACCGCGCAGGTCAAGCAGGGCGGGAAGACGACGTTCGCGGTCTCGCTCGCCGGTGCCCCGACCGCCCCGGTCACCGTCGACGTCGCGAGGACGGCGGGCAGCACCGATCTGACCGCGAGTCCCACGAGCCTCACCTTCTCGACGACGAACTGGAACGTGCCGCAGAACGTCACGGTCACCAGCGCCGACAACGGGGGAGCGCTGGGCAGCGCGACCTTCACCGCGAGCGGCACCGGCTACACCGCGGCCACGGTGACGGTCAACGAGATCTCGTCGTCCACTTCGGACTACCAGCTCGCGTTCCTCACGCAGTACAACAAGATCAAGGACCCGAACAACGGCTACTTCCGCAAGTTCGGGAACATCCTGGTGCCCTACCACTCGATCGAGACGCTGATCGTCGAGGCGCCCGACCACGGGCACGAGACGACGTCGGAGGCGTTCAGCTACTACCTGTGGCTGGAAGCGTCCTACGGCCGGGTGACCGGTGACTGGGCCCCGTTCAACCAGGCGTGGACGTCGATCGAGACGTACGCGATCCCGTCGGCGGCGGACCAGCCGGGCAACTCCGGCTACAACGCGAGCAAGCCGGCCACGTACGCGGCGGAATACCCGAGCCCGAAGTCCTACCCGTCGCAGCTGCAGAGCGGCGTGCCGGTCGGCGCGGACCCGATCGCGGCGGAGCTCAAGGCGGCCTACGGCTCGCCGGACGTCTACGGCATGCACTGGCTGCTCGACGTGGACAACATCTACAAGTTCGGTCACTGCGAGGACGGCACGAACACCGCGCCGGCGTTCATCAACACCTTCCAGCGCGGTTCGCAGGAATCGGTCTGGGAGACCGTCACCCAGCCGAGCTGCGACCTGCTGAAGTTCGGTGGCAAGAACGGGTACCTCGACCTGTTCACCGGCGACTCGTCGTACGCGAAGCAGTGGAAGTACACCGACGCGCCGGACGCGGACGCCCGCGTGGTGCAGGTGGCCTTCCAGGCCGAGAAGTGGGCCCAGGAGCAGGGCAAGAGCTCCGACGTCGCGGCCGTGCTGAAGAAGGCCTCGAAGATGGGCGACTACCTCCGGTACTCGCTGTTCGACAAGTACTACAAGAAGATCGGCAACTGCGTCGGCCCGTCGACCTGCCCGGCCGGCACCGGCAAGGACAGCGAGCACTACCTCATTTCGTGGTACTACGCCTGGGGCGGTTCGGCGGACACCGCCAGCTCCTGGGCGTGGCGGATCGGTGACGGCGCGGCGCACCAGGGTTACCAGAACCCGCTGGCCGCGTACGCGTTGTCGGCCGACCCGGGCCTGAAGGTGACTTCGGCGACCGGTGCGACGGACTGGGCGACCAGCCTCGGCCGGCAGATGGAGTTCCTGCAGTGGCTGCAGTCGTCCGAAGGCGGCCTCGCCGGTGGCGCGACCAACAGCTGGGACGGCCAGTACGGCACCCCGCCCGCGGGCACGCCGACCTTCTACGGGATGTACTACGACTGGCAGCCGGTCTGGCACGACCCGCCGAGCAACCAGTGGTTCGGCTTCCAGACCTGGGGGATGGAGCGGATCGCCGAGTACTACCAGGCGACCAACGACGCCCGGGCGAAGAAGATCCTCGACAAGTGGGTGCCCTGGGCGATCGCGAACACCACGGTCGGCGCCGGCGGGAGCTTCCAGATCCCGTCCGACCTGACCTGGAGCGGCGCGCCGGACACCTGGAGCGCCACCAGCCCCGGCTCGAACACCGGCCTGCACGTCTCGGTGAAGAACTACAGCCAGGACGTCGGGGTCGCGGCCTCGCTCGCCAAGACGCTGCTCTACTACGCGTCGGGGTCGAGCAACGCCCAGGCCAAGACGGTCGGGGAGCAGCTGCTGACCGCGCTTTCGGCGAACACGGACACCAAGGGCATCGCGGTGCCGGAGACCCGGTCGGACTACGACCGGTTCGACGACAAGTACAACGCCACCACGGACCAGGGGCTCTACGTGCCCTCGGGCTGGACGGGCACGATGCCGAACGGCGACCCGATCAACGCGAACTCCACGTTCCTGTCGATCCGTTCGTTCTACAAGAGCGACCCGCAGTGGCCGAAGGTCCAGGCCTACCTGGACGGCGGCGCCGCGCCGACGTTCACCTACCACCGGTTCTGGGCGCAGTCGGAGATCGCCACGGCGTTCGCCGCGCACGTCGCCCTGTTCGGCTGA
- a CDS encoding LacI family DNA-binding transcriptional regulator → MEDVAAFAGVSRSTASRALNDDAYVSAAAREKVLAAARDLGYSPNQAARSLVTRRTGAIAVVLSEPESRLLDDPYRAAVMRAGYRELADVGRQMVLIFSDIREDLSRTVRFLEGGHVDGALVFAPHRADPLPKALRLLRIPVVFGGQAAGIRRGVHVVDFDNEGGARLAVQHLVAAGRRRIATIAGPQDQSAPIDRLAGWRKTLLDAGLDPADLAEEADFTLSGGANAMSALLARHADLDAVFVASDMMAVGALRTLDAAGRRIPGDVAVVSFDDNATLAPAMDPPLTSVHQDPREQVHAMVETLMRLLDDQNLKPRQHILPVSLAVRASS, encoded by the coding sequence CTGGAGGACGTCGCGGCGTTCGCCGGCGTGTCGCGGTCGACGGCGTCACGCGCGTTGAACGACGACGCGTACGTCAGTGCGGCGGCGCGGGAGAAGGTGCTGGCCGCGGCCCGTGACCTGGGCTACTCCCCGAACCAGGCGGCTCGGTCGCTGGTCACGCGCCGCACCGGGGCGATCGCGGTGGTGCTGTCGGAGCCGGAGTCCCGGCTGCTCGACGACCCGTACCGCGCGGCCGTGATGCGGGCCGGCTACCGGGAGCTCGCCGACGTCGGCCGGCAGATGGTGCTGATCTTCAGTGACATCCGCGAGGACCTGAGCCGGACGGTCCGGTTCCTCGAAGGCGGGCACGTCGACGGCGCGCTGGTCTTCGCGCCGCACCGGGCCGACCCGCTGCCCAAGGCGCTGCGGCTGCTGCGCATCCCGGTGGTGTTCGGCGGCCAAGCGGCCGGCATCCGCCGCGGTGTGCACGTCGTCGACTTCGACAACGAGGGCGGCGCCCGGCTCGCGGTCCAGCACCTGGTCGCGGCCGGCAGGCGGCGGATCGCCACGATCGCCGGCCCGCAGGACCAGAGCGCCCCGATAGACCGCCTCGCCGGCTGGCGCAAGACCCTCCTCGACGCCGGGCTCGACCCCGCCGACCTGGCCGAAGAGGCCGACTTCACGCTTTCGGGCGGCGCGAACGCGATGTCGGCGCTGCTGGCCCGGCACGCGGACCTGGACGCGGTGTTCGTCGCCAGCGACATGATGGCGGTGGGCGCGCTGCGGACGCTGGACGCGGCCGGCCGCCGCATCCCGGGTGACGTCGCGGTGGTCAGCTTCGACGACAACGCGACACTGGCCCCGGCCATGGACCCGCCCCTGACGTCGGTCCACCAGGACCCCCGCGAGCAGGTCCACGCGATGGTCGAGACCCTGATGCGGCTGCTCGACGACCAGAACCTCAAACCGCGCCAGCACATCCTCCCGGTCTCCCTGGCGGTCCGCGCCTCGAGCTGA
- a CDS encoding extracellular solute-binding protein: MRTIRNGLVLALGITMTALGASACSGGGEQQPPAAANPNEHVDLTLATFTEFGYEDLIPEYERLHPNIKITHRKTGQGGPFHEELVTKLAAGSGLADVTALEEGHLSDFLDKGSKFNDLSKIGPADASPDRWLDWKYEAAKTKDGKVIGYGTDIGPLAMCYRKDMFKDAGLPDDPEAVKPLFATWDSYFAAGADFVKKSNGKAWFDSASQNFNAMVNQLPEGYIGTDDKLAVEKNQGLKDAWTKVTDAVAKGESAKLTAFSPEWEASFKQSAFATKVCPAWMLGVIKEHAGPELAGKWAVTAAFPGGGGNWGGSYLTVPTQSKHPREAAELAAWLTAPEQQIKAFQAKGNFPSQVKALTDPALLSYTNPYFGDTKVGQLFAEQAKKVKKPQYKGPGDGQIQENASSPALQAVEQGKPAADAWNQMVEAAKKITR, translated from the coding sequence GTGAGAACGATCCGGAACGGCCTGGTCCTGGCACTGGGCATCACGATGACGGCGCTCGGCGCCTCGGCCTGCAGCGGGGGCGGTGAACAGCAGCCTCCGGCCGCGGCGAACCCGAACGAGCACGTCGACCTGACGCTGGCGACGTTCACCGAGTTCGGCTACGAGGACCTCATCCCGGAATACGAGCGGCTGCACCCCAACATCAAGATCACCCACCGCAAGACCGGCCAGGGCGGCCCCTTCCACGAGGAACTCGTCACCAAGCTGGCCGCGGGCTCGGGCCTCGCCGACGTGACGGCGCTCGAAGAGGGCCACCTGTCCGACTTCCTCGACAAGGGCTCGAAGTTCAACGACCTGAGCAAGATCGGGCCGGCCGACGCCTCCCCCGACCGCTGGCTGGACTGGAAGTACGAAGCCGCCAAGACCAAGGACGGCAAGGTCATCGGCTACGGCACCGACATCGGTCCGCTCGCCATGTGCTACCGCAAGGACATGTTCAAGGACGCCGGGCTGCCGGACGACCCCGAAGCGGTCAAGCCGCTGTTCGCCACCTGGGACAGCTACTTCGCCGCCGGTGCGGACTTCGTGAAGAAGAGCAACGGCAAGGCGTGGTTCGACTCGGCCTCGCAGAACTTCAACGCCATGGTCAACCAGCTCCCCGAGGGCTACATCGGCACCGACGACAAGCTGGCCGTCGAGAAGAACCAGGGCCTCAAGGACGCCTGGACCAAGGTCACCGACGCGGTCGCCAAGGGCGAGTCGGCCAAGCTCACGGCGTTCAGCCCCGAGTGGGAAGCCAGCTTCAAGCAGAGCGCGTTCGCCACGAAGGTGTGCCCGGCCTGGATGCTCGGCGTGATCAAGGAACACGCCGGCCCGGAGCTCGCCGGCAAGTGGGCGGTCACCGCGGCGTTCCCCGGCGGCGGCGGCAACTGGGGCGGCTCGTACCTGACCGTCCCGACGCAGTCGAAGCACCCGCGGGAGGCCGCCGAACTCGCGGCCTGGCTGACCGCGCCCGAGCAGCAGATCAAGGCGTTCCAGGCCAAGGGCAACTTCCCCAGCCAGGTCAAGGCGCTCACGGACCCGGCGCTGCTGAGCTACACCAACCCCTACTTCGGCGACACGAAGGTCGGCCAGCTGTTCGCCGAGCAGGCCAAGAAGGTCAAGAAGCCGCAGTACAAGGGCCCCGGTGACGGCCAGATCCAGGAAAACGCGTCCAGCCCGGCCCTGCAGGCGGTCGAACAGGGCAAGCCGGCAGCGGACGCGTGGAACCAGATGGTCGAAGCCGCGAAGAAGATCACGCGCTGA